The stretch of DNA CCGGCGCGGGGCCGCCCCCGACGAGGATTCCGAGCTTTTCTCCCGCCATGCAGACCTCCGGTTCGATGATACGACGGCCCGCGCGGCCGTCAGAGAGCGTCGTGGACCGCTCCCGACGTTATTCCGCCGCGATTTCGTCTACGTAGCACCACTTCCAGCTCTCTCCCGGCTCGAACGACCGGATGACCGGATGGCGGCTCGCCTGGAAGTGGAGCGTCGCGTGGCGGTTCTTCGAATCGTCGCAGCAACCGACGTGCCCGCACCGGAGGCATCGCCGGAGGTGGACCCACGAATCGCCGCTGGCGAGACACTCCTCGCATCCACGGGACCGGGGCGGAGCGTCGTCGGCGCGCCGGAGGTGTGCGCATGCGTCGGGCACGTTCATCTCCTTTCGAGCGCCGTCCGGTCCCATTGGCCGGCGCTTGCGGCGGCATCGTAGGTGCTCCGACAGAATTCCATGAGCGCCGCTTCCGGATCGGGCGAGGCCCGCATCGCGTCGTAATGCAGGTAGAAGCCCGCGAGCTCCGGATGGTAATAGGCGGAACGCGGTTCGATGCGGGCGTCGCGAAAGCCG from Thermoanaerobaculia bacterium encodes:
- a CDS encoding UBP-type zinc finger domain-containing protein; the protein is MNVPDACAHLRRADDAPPRSRGCEECLASGDSWVHLRRCLRCGHVGCCDDSKNRHATLHFQASRHPVIRSFEPGESWKWCYVDEIAAE